A single Filimonas effusa DNA region contains:
- the rpe gene encoding ribulose-phosphate 3-epimerase yields the protein MAIIAPSLLAADFLRLWDECKMINESEAEWFHLDVMDGRFVPNISFGLPVIEHIRKTTKKECDVHLMIVEPEKYTTAFKEAGADRLTVHYEACTHLHRNVEMIRQLGMKAGVALNPHTPVLLLKEILPYIDQVCIMSVNPGFGGQQFIPTSLKKIAELKQMIRESGYPVLIQVDGGVSVNNAAALVNAGADVLVAGSNVFKAENPTAAIAQLKKAGSFSEV from the coding sequence TGTAAGATGATTAATGAAAGTGAAGCTGAATGGTTTCACCTCGATGTAATGGATGGCAGATTTGTGCCTAATATCAGCTTTGGACTGCCGGTGATAGAACATATCCGCAAAACCACAAAAAAGGAATGCGATGTTCACCTGATGATAGTAGAGCCTGAAAAATATACCACTGCATTTAAAGAAGCGGGCGCTGATAGGTTAACCGTGCATTATGAAGCCTGCACACACCTGCACCGTAACGTGGAAATGATCCGCCAGCTTGGTATGAAGGCAGGCGTCGCCCTTAATCCGCATACACCCGTTCTCTTGCTGAAAGAAATACTCCCCTATATCGACCAGGTGTGTATCATGAGCGTAAACCCCGGCTTTGGTGGCCAGCAGTTCATCCCTACCTCGTTGAAAAAGATAGCTGAATTAAAACAAATGATCCGGGAAAGCGGCTACCCCGTACTTATACAGGTAGATGGCGGCGTATCCGTAAATAATGCAGCAGCCTTGGTTAACGCAGGGGCCGATGTACTGGTGGCAGGCAGCAACGTGTTTAAAGCCGAAAACCCCACTGCTGCTATAGCACAGTTAAAAAAGGCAGGGAGTTTTTCAGAAGTTTAA